A genome region from Christensenella minuta includes the following:
- a CDS encoding glucose-6-phosphate isomerase (catalyzes the formation of D-fructose 6-phosphate from D-glucose 6-phosphate): MKIDFNNMLQTSIGEHGISEQDIQKMAQKIPQVHKNMCTKREAMAWRSLPYNQAEIVADIKKEAERINADFENFVVLGIGGSALGSKALFTGTKHLKYNEIPREKRGGARFYVVDNVDPDGINALFDVIDVKKTCFHVITKSGNTVETMSQFMIVLGRLKEVLGENFKDNIVLTTDKEKGILKKISNQYGFKTFTVPDGVGGRFSVLCPVGLLSAAVLNIDIDALFAGAKEMDEACTREDLWENPAYMYALLYCAAMDMGVNISVMMPYADGLLNMAEWYAQLWAESLGKRYGNDGSIVNKGQTPVRALGVTDQHSQIQLYTEGPFDKVISFIDVENFHTELKIPQAPIDMMDAAYLQGQTMGKLIASEMRATEYAVTQAGKMNMRITLPEMSAREIGALFFFLEMATAAAGEFLEIDAFDQPGVEAGKIATFALMGREGYEEKAAELNATQGKDGKFVYQV, encoded by the coding sequence ATGAAGATTGATTTTAACAATATGCTGCAAACAAGTATCGGAGAGCATGGCATCTCGGAGCAGGACATACAGAAAATGGCACAGAAAATTCCTCAGGTGCACAAAAATATGTGTACGAAAAGGGAGGCGATGGCTTGGCGCAGCCTGCCTTACAATCAGGCGGAAATCGTCGCGGATATCAAAAAGGAAGCGGAACGGATCAATGCGGACTTTGAAAACTTCGTGGTGCTGGGGATCGGTGGGAGCGCGCTTGGCTCAAAGGCGCTCTTTACGGGCACGAAGCACCTGAAGTATAACGAGATTCCGCGTGAAAAGCGCGGCGGAGCCCGGTTCTACGTGGTCGATAATGTCGACCCGGACGGGATCAATGCGCTATTCGACGTGATCGATGTAAAAAAGACCTGTTTCCATGTAATTACAAAAAGCGGCAACACCGTCGAAACCATGTCCCAGTTCATGATCGTCCTTGGCAGACTCAAGGAAGTATTGGGTGAAAACTTCAAAGACAATATCGTGCTTACGACGGATAAAGAAAAGGGAATTCTGAAAAAAATCTCCAATCAGTATGGCTTCAAGACCTTCACCGTGCCGGACGGCGTAGGCGGGCGTTTTTCGGTCCTGTGTCCGGTCGGCCTTCTTTCCGCGGCAGTCCTCAATATCGATATCGATGCGCTTTTTGCGGGAGCGAAGGAGATGGACGAAGCGTGCACACGGGAAGACCTGTGGGAAAACCCGGCATATATGTATGCGCTTCTCTATTGCGCCGCAATGGATATGGGAGTCAACATCTCCGTCATGATGCCCTATGCGGACGGGCTCCTTAACATGGCCGAATGGTATGCGCAGCTGTGGGCGGAATCCCTTGGGAAACGCTACGGGAACGACGGCAGCATCGTTAACAAGGGCCAGACGCCGGTGCGTGCTCTCGGCGTGACCGACCAGCATTCGCAGATACAGCTTTATACGGAAGGACCTTTTGACAAAGTTATTTCCTTTATCGACGTGGAAAATTTTCATACGGAACTCAAGATTCCGCAGGCGCCGATCGACATGATGGACGCGGCCTATTTGCAGGGGCAGACGATGGGCAAGCTGATTGCCTCCGAAATGCGCGCGACGGAATACGCCGTTACGCAGGCAGGCAAAATGAATATGCGCATTACGCTGCCGGAAATGAGTGCAAGGGAAATCGGCGCGCTGTTCTTCTTCCTTGAAATGGCTACGGCCGCGGCCGGTGAATTTTTAGAGATCGACGCATTCGACCAGCCGGGTGTGGAAGCGGGCAAGATCGCAACGTTCGCGCTCATGGGACGCGAGGGCTATGAGGAAAAAGCGGCCGAACTCAATGCAACGCAGGGAAAGGACGGGAAGTTCGTCTATCAGGTATAG
- a CDS encoding SEC-C metal-binding domain-containing protein produces MALYEQWKNLAQMAQTPAQQQAFWDDYFSMETDVYEQILGDTSVSYEGTVKEVAEKVGMEPVVFCGFIDGINTSLKKEIDLDTLEEDTDIKLDIDFEKLYFNMHEAKAKWLYTLPQWDEVLPEERRSEITREWRASKQAVSEKTVGRNDPCPCGSGKKYKKCCGKNV; encoded by the coding sequence ATGGCGCTGTACGAACAATGGAAAAATCTTGCACAAATGGCGCAGACGCCCGCACAGCAGCAGGCGTTTTGGGATGATTATTTTTCGATGGAAACGGACGTATACGAGCAGATACTGGGCGATACATCGGTTTCCTACGAAGGCACGGTCAAGGAAGTCGCGGAAAAGGTAGGGATGGAGCCGGTCGTATTCTGCGGCTTTATCGACGGGATCAACACCAGTCTTAAAAAAGAGATCGATTTGGATACGCTGGAAGAAGATACCGACATCAAGCTGGACATTGATTTTGAAAAGCTGTATTTTAATATGCACGAGGCAAAGGCCAAATGGCTGTATACGCTTCCGCAATGGGATGAAGTTTTGCCGGAGGAGCGGCGCAGCGAGATCACCCGCGAATGGCGTGCGTCGAAGCAGGCCGTCAGTGAAAAGACGGTGGGCAGGAACGATCCGTGTCCCTGCGGATCTGGAAAAAAATATAAAAAGTGCTGCGGAAAGAACGTTTGA
- the glgD gene encoding glucose-1-phosphate adenylyltransferase subunit GlgD, translating to MLRNTFGLIYAGEQNINLRELVYLRTVGALPVGGRYRAIDFILSNMVNSGIRNIGVIAQRSYHSLMDHLGSGKEWDLSRKNDGLFILPPFSSAENMGTYRGLVDAIKGVMGYISRSKQQYCILSGSYTIFNRTFDDMVEYHMDSGADITMLYNEEEADFFKGERYNDVRLHLNDDGRVIDLEINATTSDSKKVGMDTYVMRKDLLEYLVEDCMSRGKYNFVSDLLMGNLNRIKIMGYEHKGYVGRLHSVASYYKINMDFLNRDVQDHLFYSDNQIYTKIKDEVPAKYAKTSNVKNSLVANGCIIEGEVENSILFRGVYVGKGAKIKNSIIMQNSEIYNNSDLEYVILDKSVNIRQGRRLIGDEVFPVIIRKGAIV from the coding sequence ATGCTTAGGAACACATTTGGATTGATTTATGCCGGGGAACAAAATATCAACCTGCGCGAGCTGGTATATCTGCGTACGGTGGGGGCGCTTCCCGTGGGCGGACGTTACCGCGCGATCGATTTCATACTGTCCAATATGGTGAATTCCGGAATCCGCAATATCGGCGTAATCGCTCAGCGGTCGTACCATTCCCTGATGGACCATCTTGGTTCCGGAAAGGAATGGGACCTGTCACGTAAAAACGACGGCCTGTTCATCTTACCGCCTTTTTCCAGCGCGGAGAACATGGGAACCTACCGGGGCCTCGTAGATGCGATCAAGGGCGTAATGGGGTATATCAGCCGCTCCAAACAGCAATACTGCATCCTGTCCGGCTCCTATACCATATTCAACCGCACCTTTGACGACATGGTAGAATATCATATGGACAGCGGCGCGGATATCACCATGCTGTATAATGAAGAAGAGGCCGATTTCTTCAAGGGGGAACGGTACAATGACGTACGCCTGCATTTGAATGACGACGGCCGAGTGATCGATCTTGAGATCAACGCCACCACAAGCGACTCCAAAAAAGTGGGAATGGATACCTACGTCATGCGCAAAGACCTTTTGGAATACCTTGTCGAAGACTGTATGTCACGCGGTAAGTATAATTTTGTCAGCGATCTTCTGATGGGCAACCTGAACCGCATCAAGATCATGGGTTACGAACACAAGGGCTATGTTGGGCGGCTGCATTCCGTCGCGTCCTACTATAAGATCAATATGGATTTCCTCAACAGGGACGTTCAGGACCACCTGTTCTACAGTGATAACCAGATTTATACCAAGATCAAGGACGAAGTGCCCGCAAAATACGCCAAAACGTCCAACGTTAAGAATTCCCTCGTAGCGAACGGCTGTATTATCGAAGGCGAGGTGGAAAACAGCATCCTTTTCCGTGGGGTCTATGTCGGAAAAGGGGCGAAGATTAAAAACAGTATTATTATGCAGAACAGTGAAATTTACAACAACTCCGACCTCGAATATGTCATTCTTGATAAATCGGTAAATATCCGGCAGGGAAGGCGGCTCATTGGGGACGAGGTATTCCCTGTCATCATCCGCAAGGGGGCAATCGTATGA
- the malQ gene encoding 4-alpha-glucanotransferase, with translation MKRGSGILLHISSLPSPYGIGTLGKAAYDFVDDLHAAKQSYWQVLPCMPTGYADSPYSGTSAFAYNPYFIDFDFLAEDGLLKKSDYSHLNFGKDETYVDYEALFHLKNDVLKKAYQPGIEKYSHEFAAFKFENSGWLFDYALFVVLKKHFHYLPYQQWDACIVDREPAAIMEMTQRYGQEIEIVQFTQFLYERQWFALKNYANEKGIQLIGDIPIYVSQDSAETWAHPEYFVKDGSVAGTPPDYFCDEGQLWGNPLYDWDYMREHGYEWWVRRMQRSLHLYDILRIDHFRGFEAYFKIPKGGAPKDGQWVKGPGGALFDAIKTALPMPPIIAEDLGAIDDNVKGFLDYCGFPGLKVLQFAFDEQDSFYLPHNYPRNSVVYTGTHDNDTTLHWFQTVQPETRKFLEDYIGRATESDVVGKLIRLAMMSVADISIIPMQDILGLGGEARMNYPSRALGNWKWRMKKGEFGQEQIKRLRTETEIYGRAGNGC, from the coding sequence ATGAAACGGGGAAGCGGGATACTGTTGCATATATCATCCTTACCATCTCCTTATGGGATCGGAACGCTTGGAAAGGCGGCATATGATTTCGTAGACGATCTTCATGCGGCAAAGCAGTCCTATTGGCAGGTTCTCCCATGTATGCCCACGGGTTATGCAGACAGCCCATATTCCGGCACGAGCGCCTTTGCCTATAATCCTTATTTTATTGATTTTGATTTTCTTGCAGAGGATGGTCTTCTGAAAAAGAGCGACTATTCTCATTTGAATTTTGGGAAAGACGAAACGTATGTTGACTACGAAGCGCTTTTTCACCTTAAAAACGACGTGTTGAAAAAAGCTTATCAGCCGGGGATCGAAAAATATTCCCATGAGTTTGCGGCTTTCAAATTTGAAAATTCCGGATGGCTTTTCGATTACGCCCTGTTTGTAGTTCTAAAGAAGCATTTCCATTATCTTCCGTACCAGCAGTGGGACGCGTGCATCGTAGACAGGGAACCCGCCGCAATCATGGAAATGACGCAACGGTACGGGCAGGAGATCGAGATCGTCCAGTTCACACAGTTTTTGTACGAGCGGCAATGGTTTGCACTGAAGAATTATGCGAACGAAAAAGGGATCCAGCTCATTGGAGATATTCCCATTTATGTCTCGCAGGATTCCGCTGAGACGTGGGCGCACCCGGAATATTTTGTCAAAGACGGCAGTGTGGCCGGCACGCCCCCTGATTATTTCTGCGACGAAGGACAGCTGTGGGGAAATCCGCTTTACGATTGGGACTATATGCGTGAGCATGGATATGAATGGTGGGTGCGGCGTATGCAGCGCAGCCTGCACCTGTACGATATCCTGCGTATCGATCATTTCCGCGGCTTTGAAGCCTATTTCAAGATACCAAAGGGCGGCGCGCCCAAAGACGGACAGTGGGTTAAAGGCCCGGGTGGTGCGCTGTTTGACGCGATCAAGACGGCGCTCCCGATGCCGCCCATCATAGCGGAAGATCTCGGGGCGATTGACGACAATGTCAAGGGCTTTCTCGACTATTGCGGATTTCCGGGGCTCAAAGTGCTGCAATTTGCGTTTGACGAGCAGGACAGCTTCTATTTGCCGCACAATTATCCGCGCAACAGCGTAGTCTATACGGGAACGCATGATAATGATACGACGCTGCATTGGTTCCAGACGGTTCAGCCGGAAACAAGGAAATTTTTGGAGGATTATATCGGCCGGGCGACGGAAAGCGACGTGGTCGGCAAGCTAATCCGCCTCGCTATGATGAGCGTTGCGGATATCTCTATCATCCCCATGCAGGATATCCTTGGACTGGGAGGAGAGGCGCGCATGAACTATCCGTCGAGAGCGCTCGGAAACTGGAAGTGGCGGATGAAAAAGGGAGAGTTCGGCCAGGAGCAGATTAAGCGGCTGCGCACCGAAACCGAAATCTACGGGAGGGCTGGAAACGGCTGTTGA
- the glgA gene encoding glycogen synthase GlgA, giving the protein MSKLKVLIAGAEAVPFAKTGGLADVVGALPKALVRKGVDARVILPKHKSVKDRYDSRLRVLATMNLQMGWRNLYMGIETMELDGVTYYFIDNEYYFGWCIYKGGEAETEQYAYFCRAVLEAIPFLDFDPDIIHVNDWHTAMIPLLLRTQYQERPQGRARTVITIHNLQYQGQTSFEFAKDILGVEDKYLTAEYMEAYGSANMMKAGLVFADKITTVSPSYAREILDPYYGRGLEGILNARKNDLVGILNGIDTKEFDPQADENLECRYSADDLTGKYYDKEQLMKELDITARPSTPLIGMVTRMTEQKGLDLVRAVLEELLYENVAFVLLGSGEEQYENFFKYIADKYPDKTAICLGYSDALARRIYAGSDFFLMPSMFEPCGISQMIAQRYGTLPIVRETGGLRDTVQPYNIYTQEGNGFSFANYNAHDMLNTIWFALNVYQDKTNLARLIQSAMALDNSFEKSAGEYIELYKELV; this is encoded by the coding sequence ATGAGTAAATTAAAGGTGCTGATTGCGGGCGCGGAAGCGGTTCCGTTTGCCAAAACAGGGGGGCTGGCCGACGTGGTCGGCGCGCTCCCGAAAGCGCTTGTCCGCAAGGGAGTAGACGCACGCGTTATCCTGCCAAAGCATAAGTCGGTCAAAGACCGTTATGACAGCCGTCTTCGCGTACTCGCGACAATGAACCTGCAAATGGGCTGGCGCAACCTGTATATGGGAATCGAGACAATGGAACTCGATGGCGTTACCTATTATTTTATCGACAATGAATATTATTTTGGATGGTGCATCTATAAGGGCGGAGAAGCGGAGACAGAACAATATGCATATTTCTGCCGCGCGGTTCTGGAAGCGATTCCATTCCTTGATTTCGATCCGGATATCATCCATGTAAACGACTGGCACACCGCCATGATTCCGCTTTTGCTGCGTACGCAGTATCAGGAACGGCCGCAGGGCCGGGCAAGGACGGTAATTACGATCCATAATTTGCAGTACCAGGGGCAGACGTCCTTTGAATTTGCCAAGGATATCCTTGGAGTGGAGGACAAGTATCTCACCGCAGAGTATATGGAAGCTTACGGAAGTGCAAATATGATGAAAGCGGGGCTTGTGTTTGCGGACAAGATTACGACCGTCAGTCCGAGCTACGCGCGGGAAATTCTTGATCCGTATTATGGGCGCGGGCTTGAGGGAATTTTAAACGCACGCAAAAACGACCTTGTGGGTATCCTTAACGGAATCGACACCAAAGAATTTGACCCGCAGGCGGATGAGAACCTTGAATGCCGTTATTCGGCGGACGACCTTACGGGAAAATACTATGACAAGGAACAGCTGATGAAGGAGCTCGATATCACAGCGCGCCCCAGTACGCCTTTGATCGGCATGGTGACGCGCATGACGGAGCAAAAAGGCCTTGACCTTGTGCGTGCGGTCCTGGAAGAACTGCTCTATGAAAATGTGGCGTTTGTGCTCCTTGGGAGCGGGGAAGAGCAGTACGAGAATTTCTTTAAATACATTGCGGATAAGTATCCGGATAAGACGGCAATTTGTCTCGGATACAGCGACGCGCTTGCCCGCCGGATCTATGCGGGCAGCGATTTCTTCCTCATGCCGTCGATGTTTGAACCGTGCGGGATTTCGCAGATGATTGCACAGCGTTACGGCACCTTGCCAATCGTGCGGGAAACGGGCGGCCTTCGGGATACGGTGCAGCCATATAATATCTATACACAGGAAGGAAATGGTTTTTCATTCGCAAACTACAACGCGCACGATATGCTGAATACGATCTGGTTTGCGCTCAATGTTTATCAGGATAAAACCAATCTGGCAAGGCTGATTCAGTCGGCGATGGCCCTGGACAACAGCTTTGAAAAGTCAGCTGGGGAATACATAGAGCTCTACAAAGAGCTTGTGTAA
- the glgB gene encoding 1,4-alpha-glucan branching protein GlgB yields MDIEKRTVGTMKGCYQKYLPEHDIYLYNIGEAQKAYEFFGCHYIPELKMHRFCVWAPNARSVSVVGDFNGWDAEKTPMEFYKNGVWAAFVPELHDGDNYKYFVYGYDGSKVMKADPFAFHAEVRPQTASKVWGIGGYEWHDASYLKRRMKRNVLKDAVSIYEMHIGSWRIKEGCRFPGFREVADELADYVSGMGYTHVEIMPVAEHPYDGSWGYQVTGFYAVTSRYGTPQDFMYFVDKLHSRGIGVIMDWVPGHFPKDEHGLSKFDGTHLYEHENVLQREHPQWGTLIFNYGRPEVISFLVSNAMFFMDCYHIDGLRVDAVTSILYLDYARDGYFVPNEDGGNIDNHAVEMLRRMNSVVLTNYAGTMTIAEESTAYPMITKPPYDGGLGFTFKWNMGFMHDTLAYMRMDHYFRQFEHNKMSFSMYYAFSENYILAYSHDEVVHGKKSMVDKMFGDYWQKFASLRALYSFMFAHPGKKLMFMGDEFAQFIEWDYKKQLDWFLLEYDSHAGMQRFVKDLNHVYTENPALYEVDDSWDGFKWLNVEDRAQSVFAFIRTNGEEFVVCAVNFTPVVRENYWIAMPREGMLERLLCSDETRYGGSGVVPEKKIETRRQALNGMEHSAVLTLPPLGAVYYKFTLKSKGDGEK; encoded by the coding sequence TTGGATATTGAAAAAAGGACGGTGGGCACGATGAAAGGATGTTATCAGAAGTACTTACCGGAACATGACATCTATCTGTATAATATCGGCGAAGCGCAAAAAGCATATGAGTTTTTCGGGTGCCACTATATTCCGGAGCTTAAAATGCACCGTTTTTGTGTCTGGGCGCCAAATGCGCGAAGCGTCAGCGTCGTGGGGGACTTTAACGGCTGGGATGCCGAAAAGACTCCCATGGAGTTTTATAAGAACGGCGTTTGGGCGGCGTTTGTACCCGAACTCCATGACGGCGATAATTACAAGTATTTTGTATATGGCTATGATGGCAGTAAAGTGATGAAAGCCGATCCGTTCGCCTTCCATGCGGAAGTCCGTCCGCAAACGGCCTCCAAGGTATGGGGCATCGGGGGATACGAATGGCACGATGCTTCCTATCTGAAGCGCAGGATGAAACGAAACGTACTCAAAGATGCCGTTTCCATCTATGAAATGCACATCGGCTCATGGCGTATAAAAGAGGGCTGCCGGTTTCCAGGTTTCCGGGAGGTTGCGGACGAGCTTGCAGATTATGTGAGCGGTATGGGATATACCCATGTAGAGATTATGCCCGTAGCCGAGCATCCGTATGACGGCTCGTGGGGTTATCAGGTCACGGGTTTTTACGCGGTCACCTCCCGCTATGGCACGCCGCAGGATTTCATGTATTTTGTAGATAAGCTTCATTCGCGGGGCATCGGCGTCATTATGGACTGGGTCCCCGGCCATTTCCCTAAGGATGAGCACGGCCTTTCCAAATTTGATGGAACCCACCTTTACGAGCATGAAAATGTTTTGCAGCGTGAACATCCGCAGTGGGGTACGCTGATCTTTAACTACGGACGGCCGGAGGTCATCAGCTTCCTGGTGTCGAACGCCATGTTTTTCATGGACTGTTACCACATTGACGGTTTGCGTGTGGATGCCGTTACGTCCATCCTGTATCTCGATTATGCGCGCGATGGCTATTTCGTGCCGAACGAAGACGGCGGGAACATTGATAACCACGCGGTCGAAATGCTGCGGCGGATGAACAGCGTCGTGCTCACCAATTACGCGGGCACGATGACCATCGCCGAGGAGAGCACTGCCTACCCGATGATTACCAAGCCGCCTTACGATGGCGGGCTTGGTTTCACGTTCAAGTGGAACATGGGCTTTATGCACGATACACTCGCCTATATGAGGATGGATCACTATTTCCGGCAGTTTGAACATAACAAGATGAGCTTTTCGATGTACTATGCGTTTTCCGAGAATTATATTCTGGCCTATTCGCATGATGAAGTGGTGCATGGGAAAAAATCCATGGTGGATAAGATGTTCGGGGATTACTGGCAAAAATTTGCCTCTCTCCGGGCGCTTTATTCCTTCATGTTCGCGCATCCGGGCAAGAAGCTGATGTTCATGGGCGATGAATTTGCCCAGTTTATCGAGTGGGATTATAAAAAGCAGCTTGACTGGTTCCTTTTGGAATACGATTCTCATGCGGGGATGCAGCGCTTTGTAAAAGACCTCAACCATGTGTATACGGAAAATCCCGCCCTGTATGAGGTAGACGACAGCTGGGATGGATTCAAATGGCTGAATGTAGAAGACCGGGCGCAAAGCGTGTTTGCGTTTATACGTACCAACGGAGAAGAATTTGTGGTTTGCGCTGTGAACTTTACGCCCGTTGTGCGTGAGAATTATTGGATCGCCATGCCGCGGGAAGGAATGCTTGAACGCCTTCTTTGCAGCGACGAAACGCGCTACGGCGGGTCTGGCGTGGTGCCGGAAAAGAAAATAGAGACCCGGCGGCAGGCCCTGAACGGTATGGAGCACAGCGCAGTGTTAACATTGCCGCCGCTTGGGGCTGTGTATTATAAATTCACTTTGAAAAGCAAAGGGGATGGGGAAAAATGA
- a CDS encoding glucose-1-phosphate adenylyltransferase has translation MKKKKCVAMLLAGGQGSRLGVLTKHRAKPAVTYGGKYRIIDFPLSNCIHSGIDTVGVLTQYEPLELNAYIGTGSPWDLDGITGGAFVLPPYVKGERGEWYTGTANAIYQNIYFIEQYNPDYILVLSGDHIYKMDYSQMIEAHEDNKADATIAVIEVPMEEAPRFGIMNTDESLRIEEFEEKPKKPKSNMASMGVYVFNWKKVREYLIADSKDEKSSNDFGKNIIPAMLTKGERLFAYPYKGYWKDVGTINSLWDANMELLQEEPGLNLYDDAWRIFSRNPNKPPHFVDRGAKIKNSLVSEGCYIYGTVENSILSAGVTVEKGAVVRDSIIMQETVIREKSKVLKSIVDEEVVVEEGASIGGKGEIAVVGNKAVIRAGATVAAGESVPAKRIVKNTTGGVS, from the coding sequence ATTAAAAAGAAAAAATGTGTAGCGATGCTGCTGGCCGGAGGCCAGGGAAGCCGGCTTGGAGTTTTGACAAAGCACCGTGCGAAGCCGGCCGTCACCTACGGAGGAAAATACCGTATTATTGATTTTCCGCTTTCCAACTGCATCCATTCGGGCATCGATACGGTGGGCGTACTGACGCAGTATGAGCCGCTTGAGCTCAACGCATATATTGGAACAGGCTCGCCGTGGGACCTTGACGGAATTACAGGCGGCGCGTTTGTGCTTCCGCCTTATGTTAAGGGGGAACGCGGGGAATGGTACACGGGGACGGCAAACGCCATTTACCAGAATATTTATTTTATCGAACAATACAACCCCGATTATATCCTCGTGCTTTCAGGAGACCATATTTATAAAATGGATTACAGCCAGATGATCGAAGCGCACGAGGACAACAAAGCAGATGCAACGATCGCGGTGATCGAGGTGCCCATGGAAGAGGCGCCCCGCTTTGGAATCATGAATACGGATGAATCTCTCCGCATCGAGGAATTTGAGGAAAAACCGAAAAAGCCAAAGAGCAATATGGCGTCAATGGGGGTTTATGTGTTCAACTGGAAAAAAGTCAGGGAATATCTGATTGCGGATTCCAAAGATGAAAAATCGAGCAATGACTTTGGAAAAAATATCATTCCGGCGATGCTTACCAAAGGAGAGCGTCTCTTTGCCTATCCTTACAAAGGGTATTGGAAGGACGTAGGGACGATCAATTCCCTGTGGGATGCGAATATGGAACTTCTCCAGGAGGAACCGGGGCTCAACCTGTATGACGATGCCTGGCGTATTTTTTCGCGTAACCCGAATAAACCGCCTCACTTCGTAGACCGGGGAGCCAAAATTAAGAATTCGCTTGTATCGGAGGGCTGTTATATTTACGGAACGGTGGAAAACAGCATCCTTTCGGCGGGTGTAACCGTAGAAAAAGGCGCGGTCGTGCGCGATAGCATCATTATGCAGGAAACGGTTATCCGGGAAAAGAGCAAAGTCCTGAAAAGCATTGTGGACGAAGAAGTCGTGGTCGAAGAAGGCGCAAGCATAGGGGGCAAGGGCGAAATTGCCGTTGTGGGAAATAAAGCGGTAATCCGGGCCGGCGCGACGGTCGCGGCCGGGGAAAGCGTACCCGCCAAGCGAATTGTAAAGAATACGACGGGAGGTGTTTCATAA
- a CDS encoding NADP-dependent isocitrate dehydrogenase, which produces MQKIKMPVPLVEMDGDEMTRIIWDMIKQDLLLPYIELNTEYYDLGLPYRDETDDQVTYDAANAIKKYGVGVKCATITPNAQRVEEYSLKEMYKSPNGTIRAILDGTVFRAPIVVDGISPSVKTWKKPITIARHAYGDVYRNTEYRVPANTKFEMVFTAQDGTETKLPVFDYEGGGVAQGMYNTDKSIGSFARSCFNYALDTKQDLWFATKDTISKIYDHTFKDIFQEIYDAEYKEKFEALGIEYFYTLIDDAVARVIRSEGGYIWACKNYDGDVMSDMVATAFGSLAMMTSVLVSPDGNYEYEAAHGTVTRHFYRHQAGEQTSTNSMATIFAWSGALRKRGELDQNGALVKFAEALERASIRTIEEGVMTKDLALLWEKDDKTVVDTHGFICEIAKRLDEELKEAL; this is translated from the coding sequence ATGCAGAAAATCAAGATGCCGGTGCCCCTTGTCGAGATGGATGGGGACGAAATGACGAGGATTATATGGGACATGATTAAGCAGGACCTGCTTTTGCCATATATTGAACTCAATACCGAGTATTACGACCTGGGGCTTCCCTATAGGGATGAAACGGACGACCAGGTGACCTATGACGCGGCAAACGCGATCAAAAAATATGGTGTCGGCGTAAAATGCGCCACGATCACGCCGAATGCGCAGCGCGTGGAGGAATACAGTCTCAAAGAGATGTATAAGAGCCCCAACGGTACCATCCGCGCAATCCTCGACGGAACGGTGTTCCGCGCCCCCATCGTAGTGGACGGCATCTCACCATCGGTAAAAACATGGAAAAAACCGATTACGATCGCGCGCCATGCCTATGGGGACGTATACCGCAACACAGAATACCGCGTACCTGCAAATACGAAATTTGAAATGGTATTCACCGCGCAGGACGGGACGGAAACAAAGCTTCCGGTATTCGATTATGAGGGCGGCGGCGTTGCGCAGGGCATGTACAACACCGATAAATCTATCGGCAGCTTTGCGCGCAGCTGCTTTAACTATGCGCTTGATACCAAGCAGGATCTCTGGTTTGCGACTAAAGATACGATCTCTAAGATTTACGACCATACCTTCAAGGATATTTTCCAGGAAATTTATGATGCGGAATATAAAGAAAAATTTGAAGCGCTCGGGATCGAGTATTTCTATACCCTGATCGACGACGCTGTTGCGCGCGTGATCCGTTCGGAAGGCGGATATATCTGGGCGTGCAAGAATTATGACGGGGACGTCATGAGCGACATGGTGGCGACCGCTTTCGGCAGTCTTGCCATGATGACGTCCGTGCTCGTTTCACCGGACGGCAACTATGAGTACGAGGCGGCGCACGGCACGGTCACGCGCCATTTTTACAGGCATCAGGCAGGGGAACAAACGTCCACCAATTCTATGGCGACGATTTTCGCATGGTCGGGCGCTCTTCGGAAACGCGGCGAGCTGGATCAAAACGGCGCGCTTGTAAAATTTGCGGAGGCCCTTGAAAGGGCTTCGATCCGTACGATCGAAGAAGGTGTAATGACCAAGGACCTTGCGCTTCTGTGGGAAAAAGACGATAAAACGGTTGTTGATACGCATGGCTTTATTTGCGAGATCGCCAAGCGGTTGGATGAAGAACTCAAGGAGGCTCTGTGA